A region of Amyelois transitella isolate CPQ chromosome 11, ilAmyTran1.1, whole genome shotgun sequence DNA encodes the following proteins:
- the LOC106131394 gene encoding uncharacterized protein LOC106131394 produces the protein MILLITSFTIMTVCAVEISIEGDISFHFKVDEDDKVDREVVNSVSDELEMKANDKEETKGERKKRYKRLKMVTAAAAVECVYQFPEKRQIEAILSNMMNQLAKIYLRVQEFVRKGSTESRFRVVAAQNQSVFDKIFIKMADEYRNLYDRISKRIPKTMDPCFYQSQLKSIWSRLLDISIAKLRTAVMRSIVLYLKQMPLSSKKRSGVEQLIERELSKVRSIQLDTLCDIFQLCYNELL, from the exons ATGATCTTGCTCATAACTAGTTTCACTATTATGACTGTATGTGCCGTGGAAATTTCTATAGAAGGTGATATAAGTTTTCACTTCAAAGTTGATGAAGATGACAAAGTGGATCGTGAGGTTGTGAACAGTGTATCCGATGAGCTTGAAATGAAAGCAAATGATAAGGaggagactaagggagagAGAAAAAAGAGATATAAAAG ATTAAAAATGGTGACAGCCGCTGCCGCTGTTGAGTGTGTTTATCAGTTTCCTGAGAAGCGGCAGATAGAAGCCATACTCAGTAATATGATGAACCAGCTTGCCAAG ATTTACTTGAGAGTTCAAGAGTTCGTGCGGAAAGGCAGCACCGAGTCCAGGTTCCGAGTGGTCGCCGCCCAGAACCAGTCAGTCTTCGATAAGATCTTCATCAAAATGGCTGATGAATACAG AAACCTTTACGACAGGATCTCAAAAAGGATACCCAAGACAATGGACCCATGTTTCTACCAGTCCCAACTGAAGAGTATCTGGAGTCGTCTCCTGGACATTTCTATAGCCAAACTCCGCACGGCTGTGATGCGGTCTATAGTACTTTACCTGAAACAAATGCCCTTGTCCAGTAAGAAACGTAGTGGGGTGGAACAGCTGATAGAAAGAGAATTGTCAAAAGTGAGATCTATACAACTTGATACGCTCTGCGATATTTTCCAACTGTGTTATAATGAACTTCTGTAG
- the LOC106141512 gene encoding transcription factor Adf-1-like: MSSDVQEQIISAIFERRPIWNSKDVNHKNRRIINQLWEEIKNELNIEVTDLKKKWKNLKDHYRKELKKNPAPRSGDAGNVNQPSNWQYFSQLRFLQDEVVPNVTEGNLSRPEVSNQISNDSFETEDISGENSQEDTTGHNEESSIYPQQPSTSSQEAPVSSQEASTSLQEISTPPREASASQRSRKKRTANDIRTEFLELERKRIRLLENDLSNQSRNEASRNENKSDDYYFFMSLLPQMEKFTPFQKFRVRQKINQALLDELSVNESTYPSNESYMYGYSTQQ; this comes from the exons ATGTCCTCGGACGTGCAAGAGCAAATTATTTCGGCAATCTTTGAGAGGAGACCCATATGGAACAGCAAAGATGTGAACCATAAAAATAGAAgaataattaatcaattatgggaagaaataaaaaacgaactGAATATTGAAG TGACCGATTTAAAGAAGAaatggaaaaatttaaaagatcaCTATAgaaaggaattaaaaaaaaatcctgccCCTAGATCAGGAGATGCCGGAAATGTTAATCAACCCTCAAATTGGCAATATTTTTCTCAATTGAGGTTTTTGCAAGATGAAGTTGTACCAAATGTTACTGAGGGTAATTTAAGCAGACCTGAAGTAAGTAATCAGATAAGTAATGATTCGTTTGAGACAGAAGACATATCTGGAGAAAACTCTCAAGAAGATACAACCGGTCATAATGAAGAATCTTCTATTTATCCACAACAACCTTCTACATCCTCACAAGAGGCTCCTGTTTCTTCTCAAGAAGCTTCTACATCATTGCAAGAAATTTCTACGCCTCCAAGAGAAGCTTCTGCGTCACAACGATCAAGAAAAAAGAGAACAGCGAATGACATAAGAACTGAATTTTTAGAATTGGAAAGGAAAAGGATAAGACTGCTGGAAAATGATTTATCAAATCAAAGTAGAAACGAGGCTTCTAGAAATGAGAATAAGTCTGATGACTACTACTTTTTTATGAGTTTACTTCCACAAATGGAAAAATTCACGCCCTTTCAAAAGTTTAGAGtaagacaaaaaattaatcaagCTCTTCTAGATGAGTTAAGTGTAAATGAAAGCACGTACCCTTCTAATGAATCATATATGTATGGGTATAGTACTCAACAATAG
- the LOC106141511 gene encoding uncharacterized protein LOC106141511, which translates to MSENRRQHLFDSNVFLTLDLLWAKEEVDPYYKARKINGEFYRNYEEQRQNPDKFYDYTRMSVETFDYILETIKSDLQSGINPKSFRGISPAEKLYITLGFLASGQPFKRLSLSFRMGKTTVANIVYGTCKAIWKNLVHLHMPKPTEELLKNIAEKYYEKWQFPNCVGAIDGKHCRIKNPKFAGSSHYNYKHFFSMHLQAVADADKRFVCIEVGGRGKQSDAGTFHYSNLNRLLQSNNYNIPGPQYLPTSDIVLPMVFIGDEGYPLKTYLMRPYPQSVLNAQSELFNKRLSRARKTIECAFGILRSKWHIFRSPIETNKCHARLLIKTCCLLHNIIRDKDGDNDIAYITVNTNQQTLQTRLQTNARTSYQAQYIREKFKEYFVNNPISY; encoded by the exons ATGTCTGAAAATCGGCGACAACATCTTTTTGATTCAAATGTATTCCTAACGCTCGATTTATTGTGGGCAAAAGAAGAAGTGGATCCCTACTATAAGGCAAGGAAAATAAATGGCGAGTTTTATCGAAATTATGAAGAACAGAGACAAAATCCCGATAAATTCTACGACTACACCAGAATGAGTGTAGAAACTTTTGACTATATTCTAGAAACTATCAAGAGTGATTTACAGTCTGGAATTAATCCAAAAAGTTTTAGAGGTATATCTCCAGcagaaaaattatacataacgCTTGG GTTTTTGGCGAGTGGGCAGCCTTTCAAAAGACTGTCATTGTCATTCAGAATGGGAAAAACAACGGTAGCCAACATAGTTTATGGCACTTGTAAAGCTATATGGAAAAATTTGGTACATTTACATATGCCAAAACCGACAGaagaattattgaaaaatatagcgGAAAAATACTATGAAAAATGGCAATTTCCTAATTGCGTTGGTGCTATTGATGGCAAGCACTGTCGAATAAAAAATCCTAAGTTCGCTGGATCATcgcattataattataaacatttcttttCGATGCACTTGCAAGCGGTCGCGGATGCTGACAAAAGATTCGTTTGTATAGAAGTTGGAGGAAGAGGGAAACAAAGTGATGCAGGGACATTCCATTACTCTAATTTGAACCGTTTACTTCAAAGTAATAACTACAATATACCAGGTCCACAATATCTACCCACATCAGATATCGTTCTACCAATGGTTTTTATTGGAGATGAAGGATATCCACTCAAAACATATTTGATGCGACCTTATCCACAAAGCGTACTTAATGCACAAAGTGAGTTATTTAATAAGCGATTATCGCGGGCTCGAAAGACTATTGAGTGTGCTTTCGGAATTTTAAGATCCAAGTGGCATATTTTCAGATCGCCCATAGAGACAAACAAATGTCATGCAAGATTACTCATCAAAACTTGCTGTTTGTTGCATAACATTATCCGAGATAAGGACGGTGATAATGACATTGCCTATATTACTGTCAATACGAATCAACAAACATTACAAACACGATTACAAACCAACGCCCGGACGTCTTATCAAGCACAATATATACGTGAAAAATTCaaagaatattttgtaaataatccCATTAGctactaa